Proteins from a genomic interval of Zonotrichia leucophrys gambelii isolate GWCS_2022_RI chromosome 5, RI_Zleu_2.0, whole genome shotgun sequence:
- the C5H14orf132 gene encoding uncharacterized protein C14orf132 homolog isoform X2 has product MDLSFMAAQLPVMGGAFMDSPNEDFSTEYSLFNSSANVHAASSMQNPPEETSRSSNDAILLWIAIIATIGNIVVVGVVYAFTF; this is encoded by the exons atggaCCTCTCCTTCATGGCCGCGCAG CTTCCTGTTATGGGAGGAGCCTTTATGGACTCACCCAACGAGGACTTTAGTACAGAGTACTCCCTGTTCAACTCATCAGCCAACGTCCATGCAGCTTCTTCCATGCAGAATCCACCAGAAGAGACATCCCGTTCTTCAAATGATGCCATATTGTTATGGATTGCAATAATAGCAACAATTGGAAATATTGTGGTTGTGGGAGTTGTGTATGCCTTCACCTTCTAG
- the C5H14orf132 gene encoding uncharacterized protein C14orf132 homolog isoform X1: MDLSFMAAQVLPVMGGAFMDSPNEDFSTEYSLFNSSANVHAASSMQNPPEETSRSSNDAILLWIAIIATIGNIVVVGVVYAFTF, encoded by the exons atggaCCTCTCCTTCATGGCCGCGCAGGTG CTTCCTGTTATGGGAGGAGCCTTTATGGACTCACCCAACGAGGACTTTAGTACAGAGTACTCCCTGTTCAACTCATCAGCCAACGTCCATGCAGCTTCTTCCATGCAGAATCCACCAGAAGAGACATCCCGTTCTTCAAATGATGCCATATTGTTATGGATTGCAATAATAGCAACAATTGGAAATATTGTGGTTGTGGGAGTTGTGTATGCCTTCACCTTCTAG